In a single window of the Rhizoctonia solani chromosome 16, complete sequence genome:
- a CDS encoding NADH:flavin oxidoreductase/NADH oxidase, with the protein MPLSMDSIPHYTLTEVVVVGIVAEVLLYGLISLYNGRKQLTPVVPHSHLVASLPRSKLCLKHLIAYGMAFIFRSVERLVKAPMTERVCVFDRETEVSHGKPNSALFRNGYHRQRPSRQTSPRGSRKSHHRSLSPFSALTCTEDTPHPYTSAYAELALNARKHSHSTLPKWGDGCPRNGRNIQPAEIWDIIDRFAYASYTLFLAGFDGVQLHAAHGYLLTQFLSPLTNLRTDAWGGALEGRAKIMLEIVNAIRCRCPSSFSISVKLNSQDFLVGGFTADDSLALCVLLEQHNVDFVEISGGTYDSMLDAFTHSRESTRKREAYFIEFSEKLRRQLTNTKVVLTGGFKTAGGMAQAIDDGACDFVGLARTTAAEPRIGASILATRTTRARPTLIPDHIGLQTGAAFVQIKDIGEGREATDFSKPEEATKFLTALGIVA; encoded by the exons ATGCCCCTCTCTATGGACTCTATTCCTCATTATACTCTTACCGAagtcgtcgtcgtcgggaTCGTCGCAGAGGTCTTGCTCTACGGCCTTATTTCACTCTACAATGGCCGTAAGCAACTCACTCCTGTTGTCCCTCACTCCCATCTTGTGGCCTCGTTACCGAGAAGCAAACTGTGTCTGAAACACCTTATTGCCTACGGGATGGCATTTATCTTCCGTTCAGTGGAAAG GCTCGTAAAAGCTCCGATGACAGAGCGCGTATGCGTGTTCGACCGCGAAACCGAGGTTAGCCATGGAAAACCAAACTCAGCTTTATTCAG GAATGGTTATCACCGGCAACGTCCTAGTCGACAAACATCACCTCGAGGCAGTCGGAAATCCCATCATCGATCGCTCTCTCCCTTCTCAGCCCTCACATGCACCGAAGATACACCTCACCCTTACACTTCTGCCTATGCCGAACTTGCCCTGAACGCTCGAAAACACTCTCATTCGACCCTC CCCAAGTGGGGTGATGGCTGCCCCCGCAATGGGCGAAACATACAACCGG CTGAGATCTGGGACATTATCGACCGATTCGCATACGCTTCATACACTCTTTTCCTCGCTGGGTTCGACGGAGTCCAACTACATGCTGCACATGGATACTTGCTTACTCAGTTCCTGTCGCCTCTGACTAACCTCCGCACCGATGCGTGGGGGGGCGCGCTGGAGGGTCGAGCAAAGATTATGCTAGAGATCGTCAACGCCATCAGATGCCGA TGCCCTTCTTCATTCAGCATTTCCGTGAAGCTTAATAGCCAGGACTTCTTGGTCGGAGGTTTTACTGCCGATGATAGTCTGGCGTTGTGCGTTCTGCTTGAACAACATAATGTTGATTTCGTTGAAATCTCGGGTGGAACTTATGACTCAATGCTTGATGCATTTACTCACTCA CGCGAGTCAACTCGAAAGCGCGAGGCTTATTTCATCGAATTTTCGGAAAAGCTCCGTCGGCAGTTGACTAACACCAAGGTTGTGCTCACTGGTGGCTTCAAGACTGCTGGTGGGATGGCACAAGCTATCGATGATGGAGCTTGTGACT TCGTTGGCCTGGCGCGTACTACAGCTGCAGAGCCCCGTATTGGTGCCTCTATTCTTGCAACTCGTACGACTAGAGCACGTCCTACACTCATTCCAGACCACATTGGTCTCCAAACTGGAGCTGCGTTTGTGCAGATCAAAGATATTGGCGAAGGCCGTGAGGCTACCGATTTCTCTAAGCCTGAAGAGGCCACAAAATTCTTGACAGCTCTGGGAATTGTTGCCTAA
- a CDS encoding vacuolar protein sorting-associated VTA1-like protein, with product MTALLRGLSSSIEAKAGNVNTRQIDKIFARCRGTGEKIVHPEHAGITASASAFPVHPQAQPNCSLNSTLRCATEIMAVDLKLPPVPADLKHVVPFCTRAQEVRARDTIVCYWSLYYVAQLALKRTQTPENQAFLAAVVEQLEAMKRSLRNRRHITDEAAGSLYVRRFGYNVYNAAINEDAQGQANRSTAKKFLAASYFLEILKVFGQLDPQVEETIKHARSKANDIVRVLREGATPIAAAPPAGRSTPNGYTNPVVLSGRPSTFASPVESPTAATRKGFSFPQANYPPPPTDAGSGSPVSPRFAQPPPPMFVNPRRQAQAQAQAQAQERQEIARPENVALPSSGSSAQIPLPDPTSPRKLQSPVRERSPLAYVGPTVARNAQNASKPPSPPPKPPTPTIKPPSPKPISPKSASPVKATVPIIPVTSPVIQQSPQEWPASTIILTRPPGPTEWPQHALVSPSIGSSASVDSAETFTSSQLRTVIKSASTAPRASSPVKSESAASTEEETDSQVSETEDETEDDHDQDQDDDESVAESTLMPVLTVVDNLAPKLEIPGAQAIADEWGFGREMTEAIGKLTRAPAPYRTSPPSTSRASPESSSRASPVSVSCFTHIHVPRFTHIHISRVTSIFISHVTHIGISCLAVVCCDRLLNLPLRLQTCEPIPPRRFLRVIAPVVQIGRGGYDFSFSKFDRGQERELIDVEGGDDEDIGSGSSMSSFSSGSEDEVEADDAKEGSDRSDGSTSEEDSPVRASVVGGLSPEVRKQVLPPPASTRSSPSLQIVPTSAVPQPLARPPTTRSSSYDSYQPSIRSPDSPMYGPSRPPIDGEFAIIPYHPSMSASHPAPAVHNNPAYAPTANNALVRTTWTSSPTQGPSAPPHRVQVDRETASLAQKYSRFAISSLNYMDIEAAKKELRAALTLLEGGDMY from the exons ATGACTGCT CTCTTGAGAGGACTATCATCATCAATCGAGGCCAAGGCTGGAAACGTGAACACGAGGCAAATTGACAAAATCTTTGCACGTTGCAGGGGAACAGGAGAGAAGATTGTTCATCCTGAGCACGCAGGCATTACCGCATCCGCATCCGCAT TCCCAGTCCATCCACAGGCGCAACCCAACTGTAGTCTTAACTCGACCCTGCGCTGTGCGACCGAGATTATGGCCGTCGACCTCAAGCTCCCTCCTGTTCCCGCAGACCTCAAGCACGTTGTCCCCTTTTGCACTCGCGCCCAGGAGGTCCGTGCGAGAGACACTA TCGTCTGCTACTGGAGTCTCTACTATGTTGCACAGCTCGCACTCAAGCGCACACAGACCCCCGAGAACCAGGCATTCCTCGCCGCCGTTGTTGAGCAGCTCGAGGCA ATGAAGCGATCGCTCAGGAATCGACGACATATCACCGACGAAGCTGCTGGCAGTCTCTACGTCCGGCGATTTGGTTACAACGTCTACAACGCCGCCATCAACGAAGATGCCCAAGGCCAGGCCAATAG GTCTACTGCAAAGAAGTTTCTGGCGGCGTCATACTTTCTTGAAATTCTCAAAGTCTTTGGGCAGCTTGACCCACAG GTGGAAGAGACGATCAAACACGCTAGATCCAAGGCAAACGATATTGTCCGTGTTCTGAGGGAAGGAGCCACGCCTATTGCTGCTGCGCCTCCTGCTGGTCGGTCAACCCCTAATGGCTAC ACAAACCCCGTCGTATTATCTGGCCGACCATCTACATTTGCATCCCCTGTCGAGTCGCCAACTGCTGCAACTCGTAAAGGCTTTTCGTTTCCCCAGGCCAATTACCCGCCTCCTCCCACCGATGCCGGCTCTGGCAGTCCCGTTTCTCCGCGCTTTGCCCAACCCCCGCCTCCTATGTTCGTCAATCCACGGAGACAGGCTCAGGCTCAAGCACAAGCACAAGCGCAGGAACGACAAGAGATCGCGAGACCCGAAAATGTCGCACTTCCGTCTTCCGGATCTAGCGCTCAGATTCCGCTCCCCGATCCCACCTCACCGAGAAAACTCCAATCTCCAGTGCGCGAGCGTTCTCCTCTTGCCTATGTTGGCCCAACTGTCGCCCGCAACGCCCAAAACGCGTCCAAACCCCCTAGTCCGCCTCCGAAGCCTCCCACACCCACCATCAAACCTCCCAGCCCCAAGCCTATCAGTCCCAAATCTGCCAGCCCTGTCAAGGCAACGGTGCCGATTATCCCGGTAACTTCTCCGGTGATCCAGCAGTCCCCACAGGAATGGCCGGCCTCGACCATCATCTTGACGCGCCCGCCGGGTCCAACAGAATGGCCCCAGCACGCGCTCGTGTCGCCAAGTATAGGATCGTCAGCATCTGTCGATAGCGCTGAAACTTTCACCTCATCTCAACTACGGACGGTGATCAAAAGCGCCTCGACAGCTCCACGTGCGTCTTCGCCGGTCAAAAGTGAATCTGCCGCCTCGACCGAGGAAGAAACAGACTCGCAGGTGTCCGAGACCGAGGACGAAACCGAAGATGATCACGACCAGGATCAAGATGATGACGAAAGTGTAGCCGAGTCAACGCTCATGCCCGTCCTCACGGTCGTAGATAATCTCGCGCCCAAGCTTGAGATTCCGGGGGCCCAGGCTA TTGCAGACGAATGGGGGTTTGGACGTGAGATGACCGAGGCCATCGGGAAGCTTACGCGTGCGCCTGCACCTTATCGCACGTCTCCCCCCTCCACAAGTCGAGCCTCGCCTGAATCTAGCTCTCGTGCTTCACCTGTATCCGTCTCGTGCTTCACCCATATCCACGTCCCGCGCTTCACCCATATCCACATCTCGCGCGTCACCTCTATCTTCATATCGCACGTCACCCATATTGGCATCTCGTGCCTCGCCGTTGTCTGTTGCGA TCGCCTGCTCAACCTTCCCCTACGACTCCAAACATGCGAGCCTATTCCCCCACGACGATTTCTCCGTGTCATTGCACCAGTCGTTCAAATCGGCCGCGGAGGTTATGACTTTTCGTTCTCCAAGTTTGATCGCGGCCAGGAGCGCGAGCTGATTGACGTCGAAGGCGGGGATGACGAGGACATCGGCAGCGGGTCTTCGATGTCCTCTTTCTCCAGTGGGTCCGAGGACGAAGTCGAGGCAGACGATGCCAAGGAGGGCTCTGACAGGAGCGACGGGAGCA cctctgaggaagacaGTCCGGTTCGCGCCAGCGTAGTAGGAGGGCTCAGCCCCGAGGTTCGCAAGCAGGTACTCCCCCCACCGGCTTCAACTCGCTCATCTCCGTCCCTCCAAATCGTCCCCACGTCGGCTGTTCCCCAGCCGCTGGCCAGGCCGCCGACTACTCGGTCCTCGTCGTATGACAGTTACCAACCTTCAATCAGGAGCCCCGACTCGCCGATGTATGGCCCTTCTCGCCCACCCATCGATGGTGAATTCGCTATTATCCCGTATCATCCTTCCATGTCTGCTTCCCACCCTGCTCCAGCTGTGCACAACAACCCAGCGTATGCTCCGACGGCCAACAACGCGTTGGTGCGCACCACCTGGACGTCGTCGCCCACTCAAGGCCCAAGTGCACCCCCCCACCGCGTTCAAGTCGATCGCGAGACAGCTTCGTTGGCGCAAAAGTACTCGCGCTTCGCGATCTCGTCGTTGAACTATATGGACATCGAGGCTGCGAAGAAGGAGTTGCGCGCTGCGCTTACACTGCTCGAGGGCGGAGACATGTACTAA
- a CDS encoding glyoxal oxidase produces MNSIRATRRATVALSLSALLASVAADPTVLPAPGQPTKTGTPGTFEIVGDSGVSAQQLFLGTDNRVYIVDKTENNPPKVGSPSHPAWATEYDVDTNKFRAMDIVTNSFCAGGAVLGNGTWLNVGGNQAITWGGLTASSQNGDTAPYYNGDGGKAIRLLDPCEDKKCDWIETSMSTRRWYPTLETLEDGSMIIIGGNQWGGFVNSAGQNNPTYEFFPSKGDPVGLNILTKTLPANLFPLTWLLPSGNLFIQTNWGTEVFDYKSNTEYELDDIPHAVRTYPASGASIMLPLTPANNWTATVLFCGGSDLQPDQWVENWAIAAYPADATCVKMTPDVDAKWTDDDSLPEGRTMGNMIALPNGQIFMVNGANQGVAGYGNVSWSIGQSYADQPVYKPIIYDPSAKAGSRWSRAGLSGSTVARMYHSSATILPDGSVFVTGSNPNADYNVGSNIKYPTESVSRGTLLPSYYSQRRPQPNGLLSELGYGGNYFNVTLSKDDLFGNVSMIATAKVVLIRPGFSTHAMNMGQRYVELETSYTGNEDGSGVLHVSQLPPNPAILVPGPALVFVTVNGVPSVGIHMMVGSGQLGKQTVSAVQPLPSSSIIQPENSSNGGGGSNSSNGKPSNAGAKTSVPSIALASMLLLVSALL; encoded by the exons ATGAACTCGATCAGGGCAACTCGTAGGGCTACTGTGGCCCTATCTCTTTCGGCCCTTTTAGCATCTGTTGCTGCTGATCCTACGGTGCTTCCCGCGCCTGGGCAACCCACTAAGACAGGCACTCCAGGCACCTTTGAGATTGTGGGCGATAGCGGTGTCTCGGCTCAGCAACTTTTCCTCGGCACTGATAACCGCGTCTACATTGTTGACAAGACCGAGAATAACCCTCCAAAG GTTGGAAGCCCCTCGCATCCAGCGTGGGCCACCGAGTATGACGTCGATACGAACAAATTCCGTGCAATGGACATCGTCACCAACTCTTTCTGCGCTGGAGGTGCTGTTCTAGGCAATGGAACCTGGCTCAATGTTGGGGGTAACCAAG CGATCACATGGGGAGGGCTCACTGCCTCCTCCCAAAACGGAGACACTGCTCCATATTACAATGGAGACGGAGGAAAAGC GATTCGTCTCCTCGACCCCTGTGAGGATAAGAAATGCGATTGGATCGAGACATCAATGAGCACCAGGCGCTGGTATCCTACCTTGGAAACATTGGAGGATGGTAGCATGATCATTATTGGGGGCAACCAATGGGGAGGTTTCGTCAACAGTGCGGGGCAG AACAACCCCACATACGAGTTTTTCCCGTCCAAAGGCGATCCAGTTGGACTTAACATTCTTACGAAAACACTCCCTGCCAACCTTTTCCCCTTGACTTGGCTTTTGCCCAGTGGCAATTTGTTCATTCAAACCAACTGGGGAACCGAAGTGTTTGATTACAAGTCAAACACAGAGTACGAACTTGACGACATTCCACATGC TGTCCGAACTTATCCCGCGAGCGGTGCATCTATTATGCTTCCTTTGACCCCAGCCAACAATTGGACTGCTACCGTGCT TTTCTGCGGCGGCTCTGACCTGCAGCCTGACCAATGGGTTGAAAACTGGGCTATTGCAGCGTACCCGGCGGATGCCACTTGTGTAAAGATGACCCCAGACGTTGACGCGAAATGGACTGATGATGACTCATTGCCCGAAGGACG GACAATGGGTAACATGATTGCACTACCGAATGGTCAGATCTTCATGGTTAACGG CGCTAACCAAGGTGTAGCTGGATATGGAAATGTCAGCTGGTCGATTGGTCAATCTTACGCCGACCAGCCTGTCTATAAGCCCATTATCTATGATCCAAGCGCCAAAGCTGGCTCGCGCTGGTCTCGCGCTGGGCTAAGCGGAAGCACCGTCGCCCGCATGTATCACTCTAGCGCAACTATCCTTCCTGACGGCTCAGTCTTTGTGACCGGTTCGAACCCCAATGCCGATTACAACGTTGGTAGCAACATCAAGTACCCCACAGAGTCG GTATCGCGTGGAACGCTTCTACCCTCATACTATTCTCAGCGTCGACCACAGCCGAACGGCCTTCTTAGCGAGCTTGGCTACGGAGGAAATTACTTCAACGTGACTCTGTCCAAAGATGACCTCTTCGGCAATGTTTCCATGATCGCCACCGCCAAGGTCGTTCTTATTCGTCCAGGGTTCTCTACACATGCTATG AATATGGGTCAACGTTACGTTGAGCTCGAGACTTCTTACACCGGCAACGAGGATGGCAGTGGTGTTCTCCATGTATCGCAGCTTCCTCCCAACCCGGCTATCCTTGTACCTGGTCCCGCTCTGGTCTTCGTCACTGTCAATGGTGTTCCGTCCGTGGGGATCCACATGATGGTTGGCTCTGGTCAGCTTGGGAAGCAAACTGTCTCTGCTGTCCAGCCTTTGCCGAGCAGCTCCATCATTCAACCTGAGAACTCCTCCAACGGAGGCGGAGGgtccaacagcagcaacggCAAACCTTCCAACGCTGGAGCCAAAACTTCAGTTCCTTCCATTGCACTCGCTTCTATGCTTTTGCTTGTGTCCGCTTTGCTCTAA
- a CDS encoding 3'-5' exonuclease has translation MPAIDFIDSPETLTDALDSLCTLNLTLPSLFIGMHGIRVSRNGRLCILDIYVPALEAIFMIDITVLDHLAFSTSSLPPKAGSRRGLTLKDIFESPEIPKVFYDDKVKLDTDMNEFISAVRTSADNLFNAFDISVQGVIDLQVHELAVRVGSKRFLNPLALSIMNDIRPSEAVQQQWTDWISSGQKCISPELGGNLRAWDERPLRQELVNYCMADVIYLPRLLQVYESKLSNKPLEWRKKIEHEVQARLKLAEDFSFDSYGRHMARAPADWR, from the exons ATGCCAGCCATTGACTTTATTGATAGTCCAGAGACACTCACCGACGCTCTGGACTCGCTATGTACTCTTAATTTGACCCTGCCCTCTCTCTTCATTGGGATGCATGGTATCAGGGTTTCTCGCAACGGTCGACTGTGTATACTGGATATCTACGTCCCAGCCTTGGAGGCTATTTTTATGATCGACATCACTGTTCTGGACCACCTTGCATTCTCAACCTCGTCGTTGCCACCGAAAGCGGGATCTCGACGAGGACTGACGCTCAAAGACATCTTCGAGTCTCCCGAAATTCCCAAGGTCTTTTATGACG ATAAGGTCAAACTGGACACTGACATGAACGAATTCATTTCGGCAGTTCGTACTTCTGCTGACAACCTGTTCAACGCTTTCGACATATCCGTTCAAGGTGTCATCGACCTCCAAGTGCACGAATTG GCAGTCCGAGTGGGGTCGAAGAGATTTCTCAATCCTCTTGC ATTGTCGATCATGAATGATATTCGTCCCTCCGAAGCCGTCCAGCAGCAATGGACTGATTGGATCTCAAGCGGACAGAAATGTATCTCCCCAGAACTTGGGGGCAACTTGCGTGCGTGGGATGAACGACCCCTTCGTCAGGAACTGGTTAACTACTGCATGGCCGACGTAATCTACTTGCCACG ATTGTTGCAAGTATACGAGTCCAAGTTGAGCAATAAGCCACTTGAGTGGCGCAAAAAGATTGAACACGAAGTTCAGGCTCGCTTAAAATTGGCCGAAGATTTCTCTTTTGACTCTTACGGGAGGCATATGGCAAGGGCGCCTGCTGATTGgcgataa